In Lycium ferocissimum isolate CSIRO_LF1 chromosome 7, AGI_CSIRO_Lferr_CH_V1, whole genome shotgun sequence, the sequence aagggaaaagaaaaccAAGAAACTATCAAATTACTAGATTCATACAAGGACTTCCTTAAAgtagaatattgatattggagAGGAATATACGATTAGATATTGTCTTGTAAAGTCAAGATTAATCACTCTTTATGACCAGTAAAGAAACATATAACTAAACTAGTTTAAGTATCCCATTAGACGACAAAAGCTGGGAGTATAAGTAGGGAGCCACTGAAAAgcaatcttttcttttataaacaATCTACCATGTCACACAAGTGGCTTCACGGGCTGCCTCCTCGATCCCAATATTCTGCCTTCAATTTTCTCTAATTACGTGGTTACTATAGAACCCCAGGAATCCAGGGTTTAGTACTACTTCTTAATTTAAACATCTATTAAAGTACCTAATTTCTAAATCAGGAGGGTCCATTCAAAGGTGGTCCCAGGTGGCAGAAACTCAGAGAATGAACCACTTACGTTAAAAGTAGTGGCCACATCCTTCTAACTTAATACATTAACAATAATAAGGGATTAGAAAACTAAACCAATGGTTCCCACTAAAATCATGGCATGAATTCTTCCATTTTATGATAATAATTGAATGACTCTTAAGTTTTATGCATTAATTGTTCTTAAGTTTTATGCATTAATtgtgtaaaaattatttaaataactAGGCTATTTATAAGGTAATATAGTTAAGATATTAAGCTAGTTGAGAACTTATCATTGCAACAATTTAAGAAAATGATATTCAAGGACATTATTTTTTCCCCACATGCATTTTTCGTATCAATTTTATCAAAGCCCAAGAAGCATCAGTGTCTAACACCCCCACATCGGATATCTTGATTGAAACATATTATTATAGCTCTAAAATCcggtcttctttatttttagtgCCCTTAATTAGCAAATGACTTGTCAAAAAATAATGTCCAGTTGATCCCGCTTTAATGGTAGACTAAGTGTCACAGATTCAGACAGAAAAGAGGGGATGGACGACAATAATCTAACGAATAGACTAAATCTCAATGCTCCTCAATGGGGCTGTTTTCCTTTAAAGGGACAAAGGTCCCAATTTTTATCAAGGATAATGAACATCTTTATTGCCAATCCCTCATGAATAACAACTTTCTCtcatcataattaattaattcagTTTTAACATGGTCCACTTcttctatatatatttgttatcTAAGCAACTTTTTAAAGTTAAGATGAAAATTGGTCCCAAACTTTTGGCTAATTATACAATGCAGCATATGGCTGTCATGAAGACTGCTCACTTAACAGGGACAACTCAACCTAAATAAACATCTCAAAAAGCCTTTTGTGACGGAAAAAAAGAATGGTTCTTGTAATTTGTTTCTGGAGAAAAAAAGTTATTCAAAAATTTAGCATGTATTAACATGATTTGTGACATTAATTGGTTTACTAAGCTATTTAATGTGGTCTAAAATTTTTCTTTCTGAGTATATGTCTACATTCCCTATTAGAAATCCTGTAATATTAAGTATACATTCATTTAGAAAAAATGGGGagcaatatacatacatatatatatatatatatatatatatatatatatatatatatatatacatatatatatatatatatatatatatatatatatattaaagataATTAACTACGTACATTTAGATTCTTTTTAagtgtatatgagtgtatacGCGTGTATATACATTTGAGATGTAACAAAATAAAGAGTACACTCATACAAGAAAAAATGTTACTACAAGGGTTAAACTAGGTAATATAAACGATAATGGGTCGTAAAAAATAGGGTCAATCGCACAAATGCCCCTATTtcagggtggtctttaatttttgctcttcaacaCTTTTCGAACGGGcataatttaaattatattacaCAAATTATCTTTGGACATGACAAAACTTTCAAACTCCACAAAAACAGGACTTACGCCAAACGGACGTAAGTCCTACAGAACTTATGCCAAGCAAAGCAGAAGTTCAGTTTCCGAAGGTAAATGTTACAGAACTTATCCCAAGCGAAACATGTaggatattttcattaaatgactggcagggacaaaaattaaaagccACATATATgagaaacaaaaaattaaagaccagtcgtttgaagggcaatccatgCGGAAACTTCTATGAAGTTTACTTGGGGGAGACTTAAATGGTAATCTTTTAAAAACTGGGATTTTTTAAGatgttatatataataatatttggAATCTTAAGAtggataaaaaaatttaaaataattacctggtgaaaaaataatatttcaatgTTATATTGAGTTAGTTGATGCTTGCATAAGGCATACCGTGTaagtttcccttttttttttttccttctcgaAGCTGGTGATCCAATTGAAACAAGCTCGTTGAATGGGTAGTTTCTATCACTGGGCTTGTTAATCCAATATCCACAGTTAGAACATTAGTAGTTTCCTCTGAAATTCATTTGAACCCTTGGACGACAGTCTAAGTAGTTCGTTGGTTAAACAATTTCTTAATGCAACTCAAGTTCCCTCTTCCCCAAATCTCCATTGATTAAGAGTTCACAGTTTAATAAGTGTCACGCGTTCGAGTTTCAGTAACTATGTATAGGTCCAACTAGGCATTTTCTACTCCTATTAAGTCTTCACTGTGTGAACAAAAACTAATTCCTCAGCTCAGACTTTAAGGCAGCAAAATTTATGGGATTTTTCGTATTGTATAGTCATCCACCAAAATAATAGTTGGAAAAGATATATCTTCCGtatattaatgtatatatacatataattcatAATTAgcgtatatttttgtatatatggcTGGCGGCTATATTTTTTTAGTGAGCGGCCAAATGTTTAACTTTCCCAATAATTATTCCAACCCGTGCATttgtatcatttttttgtgcggattgccctttaaaagcactggtctttaatttttgcccctcaaattggtggtttttaattttgcccttcgcctaatacctcaAGGTTTTGAGTTCGAATcctagctcagtaaaaaaaaaaaaatgaatttcgcAAGCGGGGTTTGGCTGATTCAGTAGGCAGTACTGCGAATTTTGAATGCGCGCaagtagagttttgcattcaaaattaCTCGCTCgaggcctaactttggcccGAATACGCCTAACTTTGttacaaaactctgccttgcgattttttttttgactgagcaagAATTCAAACCCAAAgctcatggtattaggcgaagggaaaaaaattaaagatcagtgcctttgaagggaaatcgtgcaaatgaccccatTTGTATTATGATAAATCCTTAATCTTTTCAACTTACatcatgttatgttatgtaaAAGCCCCTTTTAatagggcaatttgcacgattggccttattgaggggtggtctttaatttccccccctcaaattgctggtcattaatttttgttcttcgcCTAAAATATTCCGAGGTTTTGGGTTTGTACCCCGGTtcgctcaaaaaaaaaaaaaataatatatatatatatatatatatatatatatatatatatatatatatatatatatcgcaagGTAGAATTTCGTAAGAAAATTACGCCTATTCGGCAAAAGTTTGGCCTTAGGCCTTTGGGCGCATAACTTTTATAAAGATtccaaaagaaagcaaaaaaaaaaaaaaaaaaaatctgtctTGCAAAATTTCCCAAGGCAAACTTTAAAGCAGAATTTTCGtgaagccttgccttgcgaaattgttttttttttttttttaagcgggGGTTTGAATCCAAAACTTCGAAATATTTTCGATCACTTTTTTAAGcgtatgccaaaaattagacaaaaaattaaagaacagcGCCTTTGAAGgtcaatccgtgcaaaaaaatgttaatCACACGGACACCATTTCCGGTTGTTGCTGGAACCCACAAGGCCTAGCCCGAGTATCTGGAAGGCCCAATGGTCACTTCTTCAGGCAGGCAGCCCAGTCAGTTTTTGATGGCCCAATATATGCTTTCACGTTTTCACAGGCTCAGAATCTCAAGATCGAGGTATCAAGTTGACACGCAATTCTCGTGACTTCACTTCCTACCGCCCCATTTATCTTGTTAGGTTCTGCAAATTAGGCAAACCTCTCTTCTAACTTTAAGCACTTATTATTATTGTTCTTCTTTACAATTTACAAAATTACATTGCATTTTCCCTTttatagaggaaaaaaaaaaagatagattacaggtgtgttcggtatgaaggaaaatgtttccTTGGAACATGTTTCGCAAGAAAATAAGTAGGTTTCTTACACATTTTTTGTATTCTGTACGTAAGCAAAAAATATAATCCTAAAAGAAATTGTTATATAATATAGACAAATGTTATGAGGGTGAGTGGTGGGGCTGGGGCTGGGGTGGTGGGTGGTGCGCAGTAGCGgatctagaattttctttaaggggctttgaaaaataaaaatttcaataaattccAATCTAATTCCATTGAAGTATAAACTTATccttcttcctccattaacatgTATTCCATACATTTCAAAACTAATATTTTCAGGATAGAAAAGAAGCGCGAAAAAACTTCAAATTGAACCTTATACCTATAAAAATCCTAGCAATGACCTACCATTCAATTTATGGATTATTTTTTCGATTTATGACTCTGAAACTTTGGTTAGCTCTTAGTTCTTTCACGAATAATATGTCCTTGTTACGAAGAAATTGCACATTTATCCTTCAAACagaatggtctttaatttttgcccttagcaATCGAACCTATGTCTAGCGGGGGCAATAAATTCTTTAAGGGAGCGGGGCGTAacttatgagatattatggtacaagaatataaacttatgaccGACGAAAAAGTTGTCAGTTacgagggataaaaattaaagaccagcacaaaatagggacatGAGTGCCAATGACCCCCTTGTTACTTCTCGTAGCTTACTGGGCTGCATAAGATCCTGTGAGCCCAAAACCAAAATCCAACTTGGTGAGCCCAACGTCAAAATAGCAGTTGAGATGCTCTCTATATCACAAAGGGCAAATATGGAAATTCACATATGCTCAACCAATAGCATTACACCCAAGTTGCTTCCTATAAAGGTATCCCCTCGAAACGTCCTAATAATAGATGCTTCTATTTTGTAATTGCAATAATATCACTGTTTTAAAAAGCACATCTACAAttatagaaaaacaaaaagaagaaaagaaaaaaacaaaaaaagtaaagaaTACAAGTACAGATTCTTTTAGGTGAccctcttcttatttccttcaaaatttcattttgattttttcttttatttattttttagaaaaattgaaTTGATTTTATATATAACCTCAaataaatctcttttttttttcttctgggTTTTGCCTATTTTGCCTCCTCTTCCTTTCTCAGGTACTTACCATAacctatctttatttttttttcctttttatttctgcatcttttaattaaaagaattaataAGGTAACTCCAAAATTTATCTgggtttttgtttgtttggtaATCTATTGATTGTTGAGATTTGTTATCTGTTCTTTTTTACTGTTCCATCTCAATTTTGGGAATTGGTGTTATTGAGGTTGAATTTAATACTAATTTAATTCATCCATATATGGTGTTAATTGTGTTTTTGCTGAGAATTTTGTTTATTTAGTTATTGCAATTAGCTTAGTTATTAGGGTATCTTGATCTAGGGTTAAAGTTTTGATCTTTGGggatttcatttttgtatttaattagatcaatttttcttatttttgggttatttatGAATAAAGATTGGATTTTTAGGGTGTTCTAGTGTTTTAATTTTAGCTGATTTGACACCTTATTTAGATGAGCTTATATTAGAATGTTGAGATTTTGAGAATTCCCATACTAATCTGGATAATTTTGTAACTGAAAATGGACAGATGTGTAATATTTATTGGGGTATACCTTTGGAGAACTCGAAGTGGTAGGGAAATAAATTGCATgattttgagcttattttagaGGCCTTACCTTACATAAGAAATGATGGGTTGTTCATGTTTCAGGCGGATTCATTTCCTTCCTTAATTAAGTGGTGGCTCTAGTGGTACACGAGATTATCACGTAATTTGATCTGTTCCAAGTTGTCCGTTTGTGCTCCTGTCGGTGTGGCTTTACTGTACACGAGATTATCACGTAATTTGATCTGTTCCAAGTTGTCTGTTTGTGCTCCTGTCGGTGTGGCTTTAGTGGTACACGAGATTATCACGTAATTTGATCTGTTCCAAGTTGTCGGCTTGTGCTCCTGTCGGTGTGGCTTTAGTGGTACACGAGATTATCACGTAATTTGATCTGTTCCAAGTTGTCGGTTTGTGCTCCTGTAGGTGTGGTTTTAGTGATAGATTATCACGTAATTTGATCTGATTCAAGTTGTCGGTTTCTGCTCCTGTTGGTGTGGCTCTAGTGGTACATGGGGATTATCACATAATTTGATCTGATCCAAGTTATCGGTTTGTGCTCCTGTCGGTGTGAAAAAAGGATGGCGAGGGGAGGCAGGGTTGGTCGCAAGACTAATGATACGAGAAAGGCTGGATCCACGTATAGAGGTTCAGATCAGTCAGATGAGGATTACACAGTTGATGACGATGAGGAGTTTGATGAGTCAGAAGATGGTTATTCTTCTTTTGTCGGAGATGAGTCAGAAGAGAGTTTAGGTGAATATGAAGTGAAAAGGGTTGTTCGATCAAGAGCACCAAGCAGAAATAAAAAAGGCACTGTAAAAcatagaaagagaaagagagttTCATATagagaagatgatgatgaggatgatggagttgatgaagatgatgaggaatttactccagattgcttggatgaagaagaagagtttCCAGTAAAGAAAGGGACAAATAATTCTAGCAAGCGACGGTCACGTAAGGGCACCGTCAAAGATGAGGACGATGAGGaattcacaccatattccttggatgaagaagaagagtttCCAGTAACGAAACGGACGAATAATTCTAGCAAGCGACGGTTGCGTACGGGCACTGtcaaagatgaagatgaagatgatgagGAGTTTACACTAGATTGCttggatgaagaagaagaagaagagtttcCAGTAACAGAAAGGACGAACAATTCTAGTAAGCGAAGGTCACGTAAGGGCACTGTcaaagatgaagatgatgaagaagatgaagatgaagatgatgagGAACTAAATCTAGATGGCTTGGACGAAGAAGAGGATTTTCCAGTAATGAAAGGGATGAAGAATTCAAGCAGGTCACGGAGGCGTAAGGGCACTGCCAAAGATGATGACGagtatgatgatgaagatgatgaggaCTTAAATCTAGATGTCTTGGACGGAGAAGAGGATTTTCCAATAACGATAGGGATGAATAATTCAAGCAGGCCACAGAGGCATAAGGGCCCTGCCAGAGATGATGAcgaggatgatgatgaagaagataaGGATGATGAGGAATTCACTCCAGACAGCTTGGACGAAGAAGAGGATATGCCAGTAACGAAAGGGATGAAGAATTCGAGCAAGCCAAGGTTGTGTAAGGGCACTGCCAAAGATGATGACGAAGAGGAGgaggatgatgatgaggagTTCACTCCAGATGGCTTGGACGAAGAAGAGGAGTTTCCTGGAATGGAAAGGATAAAGTATTCAAGCAAGCGACGGTTGCGTCGTAAGGGCACTGCCAGAGAACAGAAGAGTAATAGAAACcataaagagttgaagaagatcACAAGAAAGAAACCACAGAAGAGACGGCGGCTGAAAAGGAAAGCAAGATCTGAAAAAGATGAGGAGTTCATAGACGTCGATCCACTCACggaagaaaagaataaaaagagtGCAGGtcagaggagaaaaagaaagagactaACACTAGATTCTGATTCAGATTTTGTTGCGAATTCTGGATCATCTGACCGTGAGTTTACCATCTCTGAAGAAGAGAGGGAACAAGTCAGAGAGGCTAGTAAATTTTGCAGGAGCTTGGTGAGGGGCTCTGCGTCTTTGAAACATTCACCAAGAGAGGAAGCTCCGCGTCTACAAAGAAAACATCCAGTAAGAAAGGCTAAAGCAAAGGTGGAGGAGTTAAAGACTGAACCTGGAAAGCAGATCTGTGGCATATGTTTGTCTGAAGAAGGGAAAAGAACAGTTAGAGGGACACTGAATTGCTGTAGTCATTACTTTTGTTTTGCTTGCATCATGGAGTGGTCCAAAGTGGAATCCCGTTGTCCACTGTGCAAGCAAAGGTTTGTAACAATCAGTAAGCCTGCGAGGTCAGACACTGGCTTTGATTTGAGGACTGTGGTTATTCAGGTCCCTGAGCGTGATCAGGTACAGCCCTTTCTTACTTTTGTGCATTCATTTATATAGTAAACCTGaatatttttttggttaagTTGTTGGGTTTGATTACATAAAAACACCAAATTTTCTAACTGCAGTCAAATGTTTAAATTGTGTATATAGGTTTATCAACCATCTGAAGAGGAGCTTAGGGGTTACCTTGACCCGTACGAAAATGTATTATGTACAGAGTGTCAGCAAGGTGGGGATGATGCTCTTATGCTACTTTGTGATCTCTGTGATTCACCTGCGCATACTTATTGTGTTGGTCTTGGACATGAAGTACCTGAAGGTAACTGGTACTGTGAAAGCTGTCGGCCAACTGTTCTTGCTTCTTCAAATCCACAAAATCTGAACCCTATGCCTGATAATAGAACAAGCACCAATTTTTCTGTTGGGTCACCTCCTGTTGCTAATGTAAGAGAAATGTTTGATCTTAATGAAATGTATGTGCCCGATACCCCTTTGGCTGAAGATTCAGGTGAGTTTCAATCTCCCCGAGATGGTCAAGTTTCTCCTCTAGCTTCTGGGATTGGAGCATTCACAGTTTCTGACCGACGTAGAATACAGCGGCAAATACATCAACTCCTTCATAATAGGAGACAACTTGGTAATAGTCTCTTTGGCTCTCAAATTGCTCGAAGTAGGGAATTAGCAACTCAACCTGCCGTAGCACAAAGGGCAGTGCCTCATAATACATTTTTCCAAGGAAGGCAACCAGAGAGTAATGCTCGTTTACCTCAAAATCGGAACCTTGTACCCGAAAGGTCAAGTAATTTGAGCGGGCAACTGAATTTGAATGGAGCCTCTACATCATCGCAAAGTTTTTTTGGTGAATTTTTAGAAAGTGAATTGCAAGGGACCGAAGCAAGTTTCGGCTTTGGTTTGGCTCATCAGCAACTCCATCCCTGCAGTAGCAGATCTAATGCTGGCCCTGATACCAGCAATTCTCCTTGTCAATTTAGAGAGGTGAGATCCTTTAATTAGTGAAGGAGTTAGTGGAATCAATGGTTAGAAGTTTTATTTAAAATCTGATTCAGAGATTCAAAATTGAGGGAGTCTAGTTTAATGTTTCCTTTAACTGAATGTTCCAGGGGGCACTTCGAGTATATTAGTATGATTAGGTTGAACGGATGTGGAGAATATATCTAGCCTTGTTGCTTCTTACACTCCAATCTGTGTATGCAAGTGAAACATGACTCGTGTCGTTTAACATATTCTCATTAGTCAAATTGATCAGAATTTAGAAGGGTCTTCACTGTGCGAGAACGTATTTAGAGCAGTGTGCACTTTAACCTGGACGCCCACCCTTCCCTTTGCTATCGTTGATGAATAATGCCATattatctctcttcttttttttctttttttttcttttttttttttttttgtactgtGAACAAACTCGAGCTCCTTTTCGCCTACCTATAGCTCATCTCGACATTTTAAGTTAGCTATCTCATTATGAATGTATTACTTCGACAGTTCTATGCAAGTTCATCTTCTCTTTTGCATCTTTCTAGTTTATTTACTaaccccaccccccaaaaaaaaaaaaatctgaatatATTACATGCTTTGATACAGCCTACAGTACCTACAAGGACATTGCCCAGTACTCTTAGAAGACCATTTTAGCTGCATGTGCTCAAGCATCGTGAAGT encodes:
- the LOC132064325 gene encoding uncharacterized protein LOC132064325, translated to MARGGRVGRKTNDTRKAGSTYRGSDQSDEDYTVDDDEEFDESEDGYSSFVGDESEESLGEYEVKRVVRSRAPSRNKKGTVKHRKRKRVSYREDDDEDDGVDEDDEEFTPDCLDEEEEFPVKKGTNNSSKRRSRKGTVKDEDDEEFTPYSLDEEEEFPVTKRTNNSSKRRLRTGTVKDEDEDDEEFTLDCLDEEEEEEFPVTERTNNSSKRRSRKGTVKDEDDEEDEDEDDEELNLDGLDEEEDFPVMKGMKNSSRSRRRKGTAKDDDEYDDEDDEDLNLDVLDGEEDFPITIGMNNSSRPQRHKGPARDDDEDDDEEDKDDEEFTPDSLDEEEDMPVTKGMKNSSKPRLCKGTAKDDDEEEEDDDEEFTPDGLDEEEEFPGMERIKYSSKRRLRRKGTAREQKSNRNHKELKKITRKKPQKRRRLKRKARSEKDEEFIDVDPLTEEKNKKSAGQRRKRKRLTLDSDSDFVANSGSSDREFTISEEEREQVREASKFCRSLVRGSASLKHSPREEAPRLQRKHPVRKAKAKVEELKTEPGKQICGICLSEEGKRTVRGTLNCCSHYFCFACIMEWSKVESRCPLCKQRFVTISKPARSDTGFDLRTVVIQVPERDQVYQPSEEELRGYLDPYENVLCTECQQGGDDALMLLCDLCDSPAHTYCVGLGHEVPEGNWYCESCRPTVLASSNPQNLNPMPDNRTSTNFSVGSPPVANVREMFDLNEMYVPDTPLAEDSGEFQSPRDGQVSPLASGIGAFTVSDRRRIQRQIHQLLHNRRQLGNSLFGSQIARSRELATQPAVAQRAVPHNTFFQGRQPESNARLPQNRNLVPERSSNLSGQLNLNGASTSSQSFFGEFLESELQGTEASFGFGLAHQQLHPCSSRSNAGPDTSNSPCQFREPTVPTRTLPSTLRRPF